A region from the Hydra vulgaris chromosome 08, alternate assembly HydraT2T_AEP genome encodes:
- the LOC136084077 gene encoding uncharacterized protein LOC136084077, with amino-acid sequence MKQYIKNRYIKNCGCYGENINEGTICYHELLLTKEEEKDLQELMEMEELTEEGYEKYLEQLVQEMEEEETDYIEELKLQMLEEEMEKEVEEIEKEMHEILDEMDWEQYVINVINKMDNLPELYL; translated from the exons atgaaacaatatatcaaaaatcgATATATCAAAAACTGTGGATG ttatgGAGAAAATATTAATGAGGGTACTATATGCTACCACGAGTTATTATTgacaaaagaagaagaaaaagatttGCAAGAACTAATGGAGATGGAAGAGTTAACAGAGGAAggttatgaaaaatatttagaacaATTAGTACAAGAAATGGAAGAAGAAGAAACAGATTATattgaagaattaaaattacaaatgttaGAAGAAGAAATGGAAAAAGAAGTGgaagaaatagaaaaagaaatgcATGAAATCTTAGATGAAATGGATTGGGAACAATACGTTATAAACGTTATTAATAAAATGGACAACTTACCAGagctttatttataa